The Oryzias latipes chromosome 1, ASM223467v1 genome contains a region encoding:
- the arfip1 gene encoding arfaptin-1 isoform X1, whose protein sequence is MSEVSVEAEDPRVDFEEVEKEGLSEDNTHDSGGGKDRADEMYEVDINSDGENAGVRGSGGQEDKDAQNDKVASGGVGSGELEAKGHRETPEENGDSHSDVKGRTMAEGLHRGSAAEIPVTSNGDLDQSPDTVFHRDSYSSRPAPPPTSFASPVEGIVESGSYKGSASLPSSPVSPVAPSSAVASRLARSSSDSQAEEGTQPNSGPVVLSDDLKNPAMEKLDLVRKWSINTYKCTRQILSEKLGRGSRTVDLELEAQIELLRDNKRKYQNVIKLTQTLANQLSQIIQTQRQLGDAFADLSLKSPELHEEFGYNADTQKLLSKNGETLLGAMNFFISSVNTLVDKTIEDTMINIKQYETARVEYDAYRTDLEELNLGPRDANTMPKIEQSQQQFQIHREKYERMRADVSVKLKFLEENKVKVLHNQLILFHNAIAAYYAGNQQQLEETLKQFHIKLKMPGGESPSWLEEH, encoded by the exons ATGTCTGAAGTTAGTGTCGAGGCCGAGGACCCTCGGGTGGATTTTGAGGAGGTTGAGAAAGAGGGCTTGAGTGAGGATAACACACACGATAGCGGTGGGGGAAAGGACAGAGCCGATGAGATGTATGAGGTTGACATCAACAGTGATGGGGAAAATGCAGGAGTGAGGGGTTCTGGGGGTCAGGAGGACAAGGATGCTCAGAATGACAAGGTAGCGTCTGGGGGTGTAGGGAGTGGAGAACTAGAAGCAAAAGGACACCGAGAAACACCAGAGGAAAATGGAGATTCTCACTCTGATGTAAAG GGGAGAACAATGGCTGAGGGGCTGCACAGAGGCTCAGCTGCTGAAATCCCAGTCACCAGCAATGGAGACCTGGACCAGAGCCCTGACACAGTATTCCACAGG GACTCTTACTCCAGTAGGCCAGCACCTCCTCCCACCAGCTTTGCCTCACCAGTAGAGGGCATTGTTGAGTCTGGATCATACAAAG GGTCAGCAAGCCTGCCTTCATCTCCTGTGTCACCTGTTGCTCCCAGCTCGGCTGTTGCCAGCCGCCTGGCACGTTCCTCCAGCGATAGTCAGGCAGAGGAAG GAACTCAACCAAATAGTGGACCTGTCGTCCTCTCGGATGATCTGAAGAACCCAGCCATGGAAAAACTGGACCTCGTGAGAAAGTGGAGCATCAACACGTATAAA TGTACCAGACAGATCCTGTCAGAGAAGCTGGGTCGAGGCTCAAGGACCGTAGACTTGGAGTTGGAGGCCCAGATCGAACTTCTGCGCGACAACAAGAGAAAGTACCAGAACGTGATCAAGCTCACGCAGACCCTGGCCAATCAGCTGTCCCAGATTATTCAGACACAGAGGCAGCTGGGAGACGCATTCGCTGACCTCAGCCTGAAGTCACCAGAGCTCCAC GAGGAGTTTGGCTACAACGCTGACACCCAAAAGCTTTTGTCCAAAAATGGAGAGACACTGCTGGGCGCCATGAACTTCTTCatctccagtgtgaacacactTGTGGATAAAACCATCGAAGATACGATGATTAACATCAAACAGTATGAAACGGCCAG GGTGGAGTATGATGCGTACCGCACTGATTTGGAGGAGCTGAATCTGGGGCCGCGAGACGCCAACACTATGCCAAAGATTGAGCAATCCCAGCAGCAGTTCCAGATCCACCGGGAGAAGTACGAGAGGATGAGAGCAGACGTGTCTGTGAAGCTGAAGTTCCTGGAGGAGAACAAG GTGAAGGTATTGCATAATCAGCTCATCCTGTTCCACAATGCCATAGCTGCATACTATGCTGGAAACCAGCAGCAACTGGAAGAGACACTCAAACAGTTTCACATCAAGTTAAAAATGCCCGGAGGGGAAAGTCCGTCTTGGTTGGAAGAGCACTAA
- the arfip1 gene encoding arfaptin-1 isoform X2, translated as MSEVSVEAEDPRVDFEEVEKEGLSEDNTHDSGGGKDRADEMYEVDINSDGENAGVRGSGGQEDKDAQNDKVASGGVGSGELEAKGHRETPEENGDSHSDVKGRTMAEGLHRGSAAEIPVTSNGDLDQSPDTVFHRDSYSSRPAPPPTSFASPVEGIVESGSYKGTQPNSGPVVLSDDLKNPAMEKLDLVRKWSINTYKCTRQILSEKLGRGSRTVDLELEAQIELLRDNKRKYQNVIKLTQTLANQLSQIIQTQRQLGDAFADLSLKSPELHEEFGYNADTQKLLSKNGETLLGAMNFFISSVNTLVDKTIEDTMINIKQYETARVEYDAYRTDLEELNLGPRDANTMPKIEQSQQQFQIHREKYERMRADVSVKLKFLEENKVKVLHNQLILFHNAIAAYYAGNQQQLEETLKQFHIKLKMPGGESPSWLEEH; from the exons ATGTCTGAAGTTAGTGTCGAGGCCGAGGACCCTCGGGTGGATTTTGAGGAGGTTGAGAAAGAGGGCTTGAGTGAGGATAACACACACGATAGCGGTGGGGGAAAGGACAGAGCCGATGAGATGTATGAGGTTGACATCAACAGTGATGGGGAAAATGCAGGAGTGAGGGGTTCTGGGGGTCAGGAGGACAAGGATGCTCAGAATGACAAGGTAGCGTCTGGGGGTGTAGGGAGTGGAGAACTAGAAGCAAAAGGACACCGAGAAACACCAGAGGAAAATGGAGATTCTCACTCTGATGTAAAG GGGAGAACAATGGCTGAGGGGCTGCACAGAGGCTCAGCTGCTGAAATCCCAGTCACCAGCAATGGAGACCTGGACCAGAGCCCTGACACAGTATTCCACAGG GACTCTTACTCCAGTAGGCCAGCACCTCCTCCCACCAGCTTTGCCTCACCAGTAGAGGGCATTGTTGAGTCTGGATCATACAAAG GAACTCAACCAAATAGTGGACCTGTCGTCCTCTCGGATGATCTGAAGAACCCAGCCATGGAAAAACTGGACCTCGTGAGAAAGTGGAGCATCAACACGTATAAA TGTACCAGACAGATCCTGTCAGAGAAGCTGGGTCGAGGCTCAAGGACCGTAGACTTGGAGTTGGAGGCCCAGATCGAACTTCTGCGCGACAACAAGAGAAAGTACCAGAACGTGATCAAGCTCACGCAGACCCTGGCCAATCAGCTGTCCCAGATTATTCAGACACAGAGGCAGCTGGGAGACGCATTCGCTGACCTCAGCCTGAAGTCACCAGAGCTCCAC GAGGAGTTTGGCTACAACGCTGACACCCAAAAGCTTTTGTCCAAAAATGGAGAGACACTGCTGGGCGCCATGAACTTCTTCatctccagtgtgaacacactTGTGGATAAAACCATCGAAGATACGATGATTAACATCAAACAGTATGAAACGGCCAG GGTGGAGTATGATGCGTACCGCACTGATTTGGAGGAGCTGAATCTGGGGCCGCGAGACGCCAACACTATGCCAAAGATTGAGCAATCCCAGCAGCAGTTCCAGATCCACCGGGAGAAGTACGAGAGGATGAGAGCAGACGTGTCTGTGAAGCTGAAGTTCCTGGAGGAGAACAAG GTGAAGGTATTGCATAATCAGCTCATCCTGTTCCACAATGCCATAGCTGCATACTATGCTGGAAACCAGCAGCAACTGGAAGAGACACTCAAACAGTTTCACATCAAGTTAAAAATGCCCGGAGGGGAAAGTCCGTCTTGGTTGGAAGAGCACTAA
- the arfip1 gene encoding arfaptin-1 isoform X3, protein MAEGLHRGSAAEIPVTSNGDLDQSPDTVFHRDSYSSRPAPPPTSFASPVEGIVESGSYKGSASLPSSPVSPVAPSSAVASRLARSSSDSQAEEGTQPNSGPVVLSDDLKNPAMEKLDLVRKWSINTYKCTRQILSEKLGRGSRTVDLELEAQIELLRDNKRKYQNVIKLTQTLANQLSQIIQTQRQLGDAFADLSLKSPELHEEFGYNADTQKLLSKNGETLLGAMNFFISSVNTLVDKTIEDTMINIKQYETARVEYDAYRTDLEELNLGPRDANTMPKIEQSQQQFQIHREKYERMRADVSVKLKFLEENKVKVLHNQLILFHNAIAAYYAGNQQQLEETLKQFHIKLKMPGGESPSWLEEH, encoded by the exons ATGGCTGAGGGGCTGCACAGAGGCTCAGCTGCTGAAATCCCAGTCACCAGCAATGGAGACCTGGACCAGAGCCCTGACACAGTATTCCACAGG GACTCTTACTCCAGTAGGCCAGCACCTCCTCCCACCAGCTTTGCCTCACCAGTAGAGGGCATTGTTGAGTCTGGATCATACAAAG GGTCAGCAAGCCTGCCTTCATCTCCTGTGTCACCTGTTGCTCCCAGCTCGGCTGTTGCCAGCCGCCTGGCACGTTCCTCCAGCGATAGTCAGGCAGAGGAAG GAACTCAACCAAATAGTGGACCTGTCGTCCTCTCGGATGATCTGAAGAACCCAGCCATGGAAAAACTGGACCTCGTGAGAAAGTGGAGCATCAACACGTATAAA TGTACCAGACAGATCCTGTCAGAGAAGCTGGGTCGAGGCTCAAGGACCGTAGACTTGGAGTTGGAGGCCCAGATCGAACTTCTGCGCGACAACAAGAGAAAGTACCAGAACGTGATCAAGCTCACGCAGACCCTGGCCAATCAGCTGTCCCAGATTATTCAGACACAGAGGCAGCTGGGAGACGCATTCGCTGACCTCAGCCTGAAGTCACCAGAGCTCCAC GAGGAGTTTGGCTACAACGCTGACACCCAAAAGCTTTTGTCCAAAAATGGAGAGACACTGCTGGGCGCCATGAACTTCTTCatctccagtgtgaacacactTGTGGATAAAACCATCGAAGATACGATGATTAACATCAAACAGTATGAAACGGCCAG GGTGGAGTATGATGCGTACCGCACTGATTTGGAGGAGCTGAATCTGGGGCCGCGAGACGCCAACACTATGCCAAAGATTGAGCAATCCCAGCAGCAGTTCCAGATCCACCGGGAGAAGTACGAGAGGATGAGAGCAGACGTGTCTGTGAAGCTGAAGTTCCTGGAGGAGAACAAG GTGAAGGTATTGCATAATCAGCTCATCCTGTTCCACAATGCCATAGCTGCATACTATGCTGGAAACCAGCAGCAACTGGAAGAGACACTCAAACAGTTTCACATCAAGTTAAAAATGCCCGGAGGGGAAAGTCCGTCTTGGTTGGAAGAGCACTAA
- the arfip1 gene encoding arfaptin-1 isoform X4: protein MAEGLHRGSAAEIPVTSNGDLDQSPDTVFHRDSYSSRPAPPPTSFASPVEGIVESGSYKGTQPNSGPVVLSDDLKNPAMEKLDLVRKWSINTYKCTRQILSEKLGRGSRTVDLELEAQIELLRDNKRKYQNVIKLTQTLANQLSQIIQTQRQLGDAFADLSLKSPELHEEFGYNADTQKLLSKNGETLLGAMNFFISSVNTLVDKTIEDTMINIKQYETARVEYDAYRTDLEELNLGPRDANTMPKIEQSQQQFQIHREKYERMRADVSVKLKFLEENKVKVLHNQLILFHNAIAAYYAGNQQQLEETLKQFHIKLKMPGGESPSWLEEH, encoded by the exons ATGGCTGAGGGGCTGCACAGAGGCTCAGCTGCTGAAATCCCAGTCACCAGCAATGGAGACCTGGACCAGAGCCCTGACACAGTATTCCACAGG GACTCTTACTCCAGTAGGCCAGCACCTCCTCCCACCAGCTTTGCCTCACCAGTAGAGGGCATTGTTGAGTCTGGATCATACAAAG GAACTCAACCAAATAGTGGACCTGTCGTCCTCTCGGATGATCTGAAGAACCCAGCCATGGAAAAACTGGACCTCGTGAGAAAGTGGAGCATCAACACGTATAAA TGTACCAGACAGATCCTGTCAGAGAAGCTGGGTCGAGGCTCAAGGACCGTAGACTTGGAGTTGGAGGCCCAGATCGAACTTCTGCGCGACAACAAGAGAAAGTACCAGAACGTGATCAAGCTCACGCAGACCCTGGCCAATCAGCTGTCCCAGATTATTCAGACACAGAGGCAGCTGGGAGACGCATTCGCTGACCTCAGCCTGAAGTCACCAGAGCTCCAC GAGGAGTTTGGCTACAACGCTGACACCCAAAAGCTTTTGTCCAAAAATGGAGAGACACTGCTGGGCGCCATGAACTTCTTCatctccagtgtgaacacactTGTGGATAAAACCATCGAAGATACGATGATTAACATCAAACAGTATGAAACGGCCAG GGTGGAGTATGATGCGTACCGCACTGATTTGGAGGAGCTGAATCTGGGGCCGCGAGACGCCAACACTATGCCAAAGATTGAGCAATCCCAGCAGCAGTTCCAGATCCACCGGGAGAAGTACGAGAGGATGAGAGCAGACGTGTCTGTGAAGCTGAAGTTCCTGGAGGAGAACAAG GTGAAGGTATTGCATAATCAGCTCATCCTGTTCCACAATGCCATAGCTGCATACTATGCTGGAAACCAGCAGCAACTGGAAGAGACACTCAAACAGTTTCACATCAAGTTAAAAATGCCCGGAGGGGAAAGTCCGTCTTGGTTGGAAGAGCACTAA